One genomic window of Glycine max cultivar Williams 82 chromosome 16, Glycine_max_v4.0, whole genome shotgun sequence includes the following:
- the LOC100781076 gene encoding Probable inactive shikimate kinase like 1, chloroplastic-like isoform 2 (isoform 2 is encoded by transcript variant 2): MEKVSPCHTNTPLPLPNRPSNFLQFKHQTFFFKFPNPNPNPNPNPNPNLVRLRRLNCSVSDGTVPSSVGATDSSSLAVKKKAAEVSSELKGTSIFLVGLKSSFKTSLGKLLADALRYYYFDSDNLVEEAVGGALAAKSFRESDEKGFYECETEVLKQLSSMGRLVVCAGNGAVTSSTNLALLRHGISLWIDVPLDFVARDVIEDQSQFAPSELSISGSYPEVQDELGALYDRYRVGYATADAIISVQKVASRLGCDNLDEITREDMALEALGEIEKLTRVKKMLEEAARPF; encoded by the exons ATGGAGAAGGTAAGCCCATGCCACACCAACACTCCTCTCCCACTTCCTAATCGCCCTTCCAATTTTCTTCAATTCAAGCACCAAACTTTCTTCTTCAAGTTCCCGAACCCGAACCCGAACCCGAACCCGAACCCGAACCCGAACCTCGTTCGATTGCGCAGGCTCAATTGCTCAGTATCAGACGGCACCGTTCCGT CTTCGGTTGGTGCCACGGACTCTTCTTCTCTTGCGGTGAAG AAGAAAGCAGCAGAGGTGTCTTCTGAGCTCAAAGGGACCTCCATATTTCTGGTTG GTTTGAAGAGCTCTTTTAAAACTAGTTTGGGGAAGCTGCTGGCGGATGCATTGCGGTATTATTATTTCGACAG TGATAATTTGGTGGAAGAAGCTGTAGGTGGTGCACTGGCTGCAAAATCATTCAGAGAGAGTGATGAAAAAGGCTTCTATGAGTGTGAG ACTGAAGTACTGAAGCAATTATCATCCATGGGTCGACTAGTGGTTTGTGCCGGAAATGGCGCTGTTACAAGCTCAACTAATCT GGCACTTCTGAGACATGGGATTTCGTTGTGGATTGATGTGCCTCTAGATTTTGTAGCCAGAGATGTAATTGAAGACCAGAGTCAATTTGCTCCATCTGaactatctatttcaggatcataCCCAGAG GTACAGGATGAACTAGGTGCTCTATACGATAGATACAGAGTTGGATATGCCACAGCCGATGCTATTATTTCAGTTCAAA aAGTAGCATCTCGGTTGGGTTGTGATAACTTAGATGAAATTACAAGAGAAGACATGGCTTTGGAG GCTCTTGGGGAAATTGAGAAGTTGACCAGAGTAAAGAAGATGTTGGAAGAGGCTGCAAGACCATTTTAA
- the LOC100781076 gene encoding Probable inactive shikimate kinase like 1, chloroplastic-like isoform 1 (isoform 1 is encoded by transcript variant 1), producing the protein MEKVSPCHTNTPLPLPNRPSNFLQFKHQTFFFKFPNPNPNPNPNPNPNLVRLRRLNCSVSDGTVPSSVGATDSSSLAVKKKAAEVSSELKGTSIFLVGLKSSFKTSLGKLLADALRYYYFDSDNLVEEAVGGALAAKSFRESDEKGFYECETEVLKQLSSMGRLVVCAGNGAVTSSTNLALLRHGISLWIDVPLDFVARDVIEDQSQFAPSELSISGSYPEDELGALYDRYRVGYATADAIISVQKVASRLGCDNLDEITREDMALEALGEIEKLTRVKKMLEEAARPF; encoded by the exons ATGGAGAAGGTAAGCCCATGCCACACCAACACTCCTCTCCCACTTCCTAATCGCCCTTCCAATTTTCTTCAATTCAAGCACCAAACTTTCTTCTTCAAGTTCCCGAACCCGAACCCGAACCCGAACCCGAACCCGAACCCGAACCTCGTTCGATTGCGCAGGCTCAATTGCTCAGTATCAGACGGCACCGTTCCGT CTTCGGTTGGTGCCACGGACTCTTCTTCTCTTGCGGTGAAG AAGAAAGCAGCAGAGGTGTCTTCTGAGCTCAAAGGGACCTCCATATTTCTGGTTG GTTTGAAGAGCTCTTTTAAAACTAGTTTGGGGAAGCTGCTGGCGGATGCATTGCGGTATTATTATTTCGACAG TGATAATTTGGTGGAAGAAGCTGTAGGTGGTGCACTGGCTGCAAAATCATTCAGAGAGAGTGATGAAAAAGGCTTCTATGAGTGTGAG ACTGAAGTACTGAAGCAATTATCATCCATGGGTCGACTAGTGGTTTGTGCCGGAAATGGCGCTGTTACAAGCTCAACTAATCT GGCACTTCTGAGACATGGGATTTCGTTGTGGATTGATGTGCCTCTAGATTTTGTAGCCAGAGATGTAATTGAAGACCAGAGTCAATTTGCTCCATCTGaactatctatttcaggatcataCCCAGAG GATGAACTAGGTGCTCTATACGATAGATACAGAGTTGGATATGCCACAGCCGATGCTATTATTTCAGTTCAAA aAGTAGCATCTCGGTTGGGTTGTGATAACTTAGATGAAATTACAAGAGAAGACATGGCTTTGGAG GCTCTTGGGGAAATTGAGAAGTTGACCAGAGTAAAGAAGATGTTGGAAGAGGCTGCAAGACCATTTTAA